The Triplophysa rosa linkage group LG15, Trosa_1v2, whole genome shotgun sequence genome has a segment encoding these proteins:
- the akirin2 gene encoding akirin-2 has product MACGATLKRTLDFDPLMNPASPKRRRCAPMSPSTSSGSPQKYLRMEPSPFGAVSSVLTTEQILSNIKQEYKRMQKRRHLESSFQQTDTCCPIDSQPQTSISNTIPGSSGSASPSRREQPLFTLKQVGMICERLLKEREEKVREEYDEILTTKLAEQYDAFVKFTHDQLMRRFGEQPASYVS; this is encoded by the exons ATGGCATGCGGAGCCACTCTGAAACGGACTCTGGATTTTGATCCTCTTATGAACCCGGCGTCTCCGAAGAGGAGGAGATGTGCGCCCATGTCCCCGTCCACCTCCAGCGGATCTCCGCAGAAATACCTGCGCATGGAGCCGTCGCCCTTCGGCGCAGTGTCTTCAGTCCTGACCACAG agcAAATCCTGAGTAACATAAAGCAGGAGTACAAGCGCATGCAGAAGAGAAGACATCTGGAGAGCAGTTTCCAGCAGACAGACACCTGCTGCCCCATCGATTCCCAGCCACAAACCTCCATCAGCAACACAATACCAG GTTCTTCTGGATCGGCGTCTCCCTCCAGACGGGAGCAGCCGTTATTCACGCTGAAGCAGGTGGGAATGATCTGCGAGCGTCTGCTGAAGGAGCGTGAAGAGAAGGTCCGGGAGGAGTACGACGAGATCTTGACCACCAAACTTGCAG AACAATATGATGCATTTGTGAAGTTCACCCATGACCAGTTGATGAGGAGATTCGGGGAGCAGCCCGCAAGCT ATGTGTCCTGA